The DNA segment GGCCGTGTATGGAATTATATTAACTGTAATAATATTACCATGTTGCTCGTTTACAGTCAAACTTATTCCGTCTATGGCAATAGATCCCTTCTTAACAAGATATTGAGAAGCATCCGGGGGAATTTCCACCTCCAGCTTTATCGAATCCCCTTCTTTCTTCATATTGACTATCGTTCCCATCCCATCGATATGACCCATGACAAAATGGCCGCCGAATCTTCCACCGGCACTTATCGCCCTTTCAATATTCACCCTGCTTCCCGCCTTTTTATGCTGGAGTGTCGTCAATTTTAACGTTTCAAGTGAGGCATCGGCATGGAGCATATCATTCTCCACCTTTGTTGCCGTTAAACAGACGCCATCAATTGCTACACTATCGCCTTCCCGTACGCCTCCGTTCAGGAGTTTTGTGGCAACCTTAAGCTCCCACTTTCCGCCCGTCCTGTTGATACCGACTATTTTTCCAATATCCTCAATAATCCCTGTGAACATATCCCTCTATATATATATCCTCTTTAAACCGTTTAATTGCGGATAT comes from the Pseudomonadota bacterium genome and includes:
- a CDS encoding riboflavin synthase codes for the protein MFTGIIEDIGKIVGINRTGGKWELKVATKLLNGGVREGDSVAIDGVCLTATKVENDMLHADASLETLKLTTLQHKKAGSRVNIERAISAGGRFGGHFVMGHIDGMGTIVNMKKEGDSIKLEVEIPPDASQYLVKKGSIAIDGISLTVNEQHGNIITVNIIPYTASKTTIGDRSLRDKVNIEADIIGKYVQSFVNKDQCKGVDMNFLYEHGFAKGD